CGGGTGCGTCGAAGACGACCAGGAACGCGTCTTCGGACTCCAGCAGGTCGTACGCGAGCGGCGACTTCTCTTGCACCTTCGCGACGCCGCGACCGACGCGGTCGAGCACGGAGTTGACCGCCGACTCGCCGACGTCTTTCAGGCGCTTGGCGCCGTCGGCGGGAGGTGTTCGGTCGCTCATGGTCACAGTTCGATCTCTTCGAGCTCGCCGCCCCCGCACAGCGGACACGAGAGGTCAGCGACCGTGTGGTCGTCGGCGATGTCGTACGTGTAGTGGTTCTCGAACATGTCCAGTTCGCAGTCGGCGCTGACGCACTTGACTTCCTTCGTGGCGGGCATACCGTCCCGTTGGTCCGCGCGCGGCATAAACGCCGTGGGGCGATGCGGGGCTTGCCGACACCGACGCCGCCCTGCGGGCCGAACGCGGGTGCTAAATCGACGGCGACCCTGCTTCGACCGTGACCACCGATCCGACCCCCACGGCGGTGTACGGCGTCGACCTCAGCGCCGCCGCGAAGTCGGCGGGCGCGTCGACGTGGGTGGCGCGCTGTGTCCCCGACGGGGACACGCTCGTCGTCGAGACGCTCGCCTCCGCCTCGGAGTTCCTCGGTCTCGACTCCACTGCCCGCGCCGACGTGCTCCCCGCGTTAGCCGACCACCTAGCGACCGTCGAGGGCCCCGCCGTCGCCGGTCTCGACTTCCCGTTCTCGCTCCCGGCGTGGACGCTCGGGGGCGACGACTGGCGGGCGTTCGTCGAGGCCACCCCCGAGGAGTGGGGCGCGTTGGCCGGCGTCGACGACCCGCGCGACCTGTACGAGGCGGTCCGGGCGGGCGCCGACGAGGGGCGACCGATCCGCCGGGCCACCGACGACGAACACGGTGGACAGGACCCCGCGGGCTTCCGGATCAAGACCCAGACGTACTACGGTATCTCGGTGCTCCTCAGCCGATTGATCGCTCGCGACGGCGTCTGCGTCCCACCGGTGTTGTCGGTCCCCGACCCCCGCCTCACGGTGCTTGAGACGTACCCCGCGTCGGTGTTCGACCGCCTCGACGACGCCGCGCGGACGGGGTACAAGAAGGCACAACGCCGGCACGTTGAGGCCCGACGACGGAACGTCGAGGCGCTCCGCGCGGCCGGCGTCCGGTTCGGTCGCGACGACGCGGCGAGGACCCTCGTCGACTGTGCGGTGGCGACCGACGACGCGCTCGACGCCGTCGCCGCCGCGTACGCCGCCCACCGGAACTACCCCGACGCGCTGGACCGCGAGTACGACGCGGAGGAGCGACGGGAGGCACGCATCTTCGCCTGAGTCGTCGCCGACCCAGCCGATTCCCGCGACGCTGTGGTGGCGACGACGGTTTTTGCGGAGTGGTACCGTAGCGCACGCATGACCACGGACGGTCGTGAACTCGACGACAGGGCGTTCGGACTAGCGTGTGGACTGCTCTGGGCGGTCGCCGTCGTCTCGCTCGGCGTGCTCGCCCGGTTCGGGTGGGGCGAACGGTGGGAGCACCTGTTGGCGGACCTGTATCGCGGGTACGGAGAGTCGACGTCGGGGCTCGCCATCGGGGGACTGTGGGCGTTCCTCGACGGCCTCGTCGGCGGGTACGTCTTCGCGTGGCTGTACAACGCGCTGGTCCGCGCGGGTGAGACGATGCGAGCCCCGATCGACGAGGACGGGGTGACGGAAGTCGTGCCGTCACCCCGACACAACACTGAATAGTCGAGGCGTCGCACACGCGTGTGAGGTGTCACCAATGCGCACGAGGCGGCGGGAGCACGAGCGGGACAGACGCGCCCGGGAAGAGGCTGACCGGACCGAACGGCGCGAGACCGAGGAGACGGTCGCCGACCCACCGCGGACGGTCGACGACCTGCTCGACACCCTCGCCGACGGCGACGGCCTCACCTACGAGGAGGCAGCGCTCGTCGGCGGCATCGAGGAGTCCGTCGGCGGCTTCGAGGCCGACGACGACGACGACCGTGAGCGGGCCACCTGGTAGCCGTCGGCGGGGTCGCGACCGGACCCCTCGCCCGACGCGCTCCCCGGAGCGTCCCCGGACCGTACGTCTTTAGCCGCTCGCCGCGCCAGTTACTGCTATGACCGCGCCGGATCCGAGCGACCTCGCCGTCACCATCGTCGACGGCTACGTGGACGAACCGGCGCACTTCGGCGTCCCGCCGTACATCTCGACGTACCCGCGCTTCACCGCGGGTGCGCTCGTCGACGCGGGCGTCCCGGAGTCGCAGATCACCTACCACACCATCGACGAACTCCGCGACGAGCGGCGCAAGTGGGCAGACGTCGCCGACGCCGACCTCATGGTCTACGTCGGCGGGATGACCGTCCCCGGGAAGTACGTCGGTGGCACGCCCGCCGAACCGGACGAAGTGCGCGAACTCGCGTGGACCGCCGACGGCGTCACCCTCCTCGGCGGCCCGGTGCGCTTCGGCGTCGGCGAGGAGAACGCCGGTGCCCAGGAGATGCAGCGCGACGACCTCGACTTCGACTTCCTCGCGATGGGCGACGTGGAGGCCGCCGCCTACGACATCGTCGAGAGCGGCCTGGAGGGGTTCGGCAACCGCATCCGCGACTACGACGAGGTCGCGCGCTGGTCGAGCATGGGCGCGTTCGTCGTCGAACAGCACCCGAACCACCCCGACTACCTCATCGCCGAGTTGGAGACCTCCCGCGGGTGTGCGTACCGCTGTTCGTTCTGCACGGAGCCGATGTACGGCGACCCGGACTTCCGCACCGCACCCGACGTGGTGTCGGAGGTCGACGCGCTCTCGGACGCGGGCGTCCGCCACTTCCGCCTCGGTCGGCAGGCCGACATCCTCGCGTTCGGCGGCGACGGCGAGGCGCCGAATCCCGACGCCCTCCGCCAACTGTACGGCGGCATCCGCGAGGTTGCGCCCGACCTGCGCACGCTCCACCTCGACAACATGAATCCCGTGACCATCACGGACTACCCGGAGGCGTCGCGGGAGGCCATCGAGGTCATCGCACGCCACAACACGCCCGGAGACACAGCGGCGTTCGGCCTCGAATCCGCGGACCCCGACGTTCGAGAGCAGAACAACCTCCTCGTCAGCGCCGAAGAGTGCCTGGAGGCCGTCCGCGTCGTCAACGAGGCTGGCGGCTGGCGCCCCGGCGAGGACCCGGCGAACGCGCCGAGTTTCGGCGACGACGCCCCGCGTCGCCTCCCCAAACTCCTGCCCGGGATCAACCTCGTCCACGGCTTGGAGGGAGAGACGGCGGACACCTTCGAGCACAACAAGAACTTCCTCGACTCGGTGATGGACGAGGGGCTGATGCTCCGCCGGGTGAACGTCCGGCAGGTGATGGCGTTCGAGGGGACCGAGATGGCCGAGACGGGCGCCCGCCTCGCGCGCGAGCACAAGAAGGAGTTCCAGCAGTACAAACGCGAGGTGCGCGAGACGGTCGACCGCCCGATGCTGGAGCGCGTGATGCCCACGGGCACCGTCCTCCCCGACGTGTACCTGGAGTACCACGAAGACGGCACCACGTTCGGTCGCCAGTTGGGCACGTATCCGATCCTCGTCGGCATCCCCGGCGAGCACGACCTCGGGCGGACGGTCGACGTGGCGGTCGTCGACTGGGGCTACCGCTCGGTGACGGGCGTCCCCTACCCGCTCGACGTCAACGGCGCGTCGATGCACGAACTGCGCGCCATCCCCGGCATCGGCAAGTCCGCCGCGGGTGACCTCGTCGTCAACCGCCCGTACGCGAACGCCGCCGAGGCCGCCGAAGTGGTCGGCGCCGACGCCTCCCTCGAACGGTTTGCAGACGCGGGCGTCCCCGGTGTGGACAGCGACGCCGACTACCCGGGTGCGCCAGCACCGCGGAGCGCCGACTGATGGCTCGTGGCGGCGACGGTGATCGGTCGCCCGCGGCGGACACGCACGTCGACCGCTTCGCCATCCCCGTCGAGACCCGCGCACCCGGCGGAACGACCAACGCCTACGTCGTCGGGACGGACGAGACGCTGCTCGTCGACCCGGCGGCGCGCACCGACACGCTCGACACCGTCGTCCGCGAGAAGGTCGCCGACCACGTCGCCGTCACGCACACCCACCCCGACCACGTGGGCGCCGTCGCCGCCTACGCCGCCGAGACGGGCGCGACCGTCTGGGCGCGGCGAGGCTACGAGGACCGCTTCGTCGAGGCGACTGGTGTGGAACCGGACCGCACGTTCTCTCCCGGCGACCGCGTCGGGCCGACGACCGTCGTCGACCTCCCGGGCCACGCGCCAGACGGCGTCGGCTTCGAGACGGGCAACGGCGTCGTCTGCGGCGACGTGGCGGTCGCCGAGGGGAGCGTCGTCGTCGCCGCGCCGGAGGGTGATATGCGGGCGTACCTCACCGCGCTCCGTCGGCTCCACGCCCGGAACCCGCCGGCGCTGTTCCCCGGGCACGGCCCCCGCATCGACGACGCGCGGGCGACGTGTGCGAGGCTGGTCGACCACCGACTCGGGCGCGAACGGCGCGTCGTCGACGCCGTGGAAGGCGGCACACGAGCGGTCGACGCCCTGCTCGAGGCCGCCTACGACAAGGACCTCACTGGCGTCGAGGACCTCGCGCGGGCGACGCTAGTCGCGCACGTCGAGAAGGTGGCGCGGGCGGGTCGCATCCGGTGGGACCGCCAGACAGGGCGCGTCGCGCCGCGGTGAGCGTCGTCAGCGGGCGTCTTCCAGCGACACGAGACACTCGGCGTTGACCGACAGCCACGTCGTCGTCAGCGTGTCGTCGTCCGCGCCGTTGGGGTACACCGTACAGCGGTCTGGCTCGCCGTCGTAGCGGACGACCGCAGCCGTGAGGCCGGAGGGGGCGGCGAAGCGGGGGTCGGGCGTGTGCACGTCCTCGGGTGACCGATCGGGTGCAACCGACATACACGTGTCACCCACCCGACCACACTTAAACGTCGCTAAGTTTCCTCCCGGCCGGTACCGAGCGCTCCGGAGCGGAGTCGAGACGGGCGTGCGGTCTTGGGGTGGTGTGGTCGGAAACCCGACGGCGTTTAGTCGCTGAGCGTACGACCTCCGACCGTGCAGTCACTCGAAGCCGAGTTGGCGGAGGCGCGTTCGCTCGCGGTCGACGAGTTGGCCGACGCCATCGAGACGATCGGATTCGAGTGCACCCGCTGTGGCGCGTGCTGCAAGAGCGAGGCGGACGACCCCCACACCGCGACCGTGTTCCCCGACGAGGTGCGGCGCCTCCAGGGCGCTGGTGACGCCGACGGCCCGACTGCCGACACGGAGGAGTCCGACGCCGAGGGGGCGCGTGACTGGCGCGATGTCGCCCGCCCGATGCCGTACGGCCTGACCGACGGCCCGGACGGCCCGGAAGGCGAGACGTTCGAGTGGGCGCTCCAGACGGACGCATGCGGCGACTGCGTCTTCTACGAGGAGGACGACGACGGCGTCGGCGCCTGCGGCGTCCACGCGGACCGCCCGCTCATCTGCGAGACGTACCCGTTCTCGGTCGCGCTCGGCGGCACCAGCCAGCCGATGGGCGAGGCCGTCGACGAGGAGGGCGTCGTCCGCGCACACGAGTGCGAGGGACTCGGCCGCGACATCGACCGCGCCGACGCCGAGTCGCTCGCGGCGGCGCTGAAGGAACGAGCCGTCCGTGAGTTGGAGGAGGCCATCGGCGTGCGCGACAGCTACGAACCCCGGACGGTCGACGCCGGCACGGTCGTCGTCCACGACTCCGAGGGGGCGAAAGACGCCGACGGCCGCCCCCTCGACGCCGCTGGGCGGGACGACGAGCGGTAGCGACGACCGGTGTCGACGACCGGGCCCGGTCGCGACGCCGCCGACCGGTAACGATGCCGACACCACGGGTCGAGCGGGCGCTCCCTGCGGCGGTAGGTATATGTCACAGCCGCCGAACGTGCCGGTGGAGGTCTATATCCGTGGAAATCTCCGACGAACTCCTCTGTCTGTTCAGCGCCGAGGTCCGTGACGACGGCGACCGCTACACCGTAGAGATCCCCAAACGGGAGGTCGACACCGGCAGCGTCGAACCGGGCACGGTGTACCGCGTCGCGCTCATCGAGCGCGAGGGCGCTGCCGCGGCCGACACCGCGTCCGCCGACACCCCCGCGTCCACCGACGGCCCGCAGCCGCCGGTCGAGCGCGGCGAGATCCGCTACGTCGAGATCGAAGACCTCGGGAAACAGGGTGACGGCATCGCCCGCGTCGAACGGGGCTACGTGATCATCGTCCCCGACACCGAGGTGGGCGAGCGCGTCAAGATCGAGATCACCGAGGTGAAGTCCAACTTCGCCGTCGGCGAGGTCATCGACGACGCACTCTGAGGCACACTCGTTCTTTGGCGGGAGAAGGCCTACAAGCGATAGCGTCGGCGACTACTCGTGCTCGACTCGTTGTGCCGCGGGGCGTGGGGCGGGTTCGCTGGAATCCCCGGTGCACCGCCGAACGTGTACGAAGCGGTGGGAATAGCCGCCGGTGCGTTCGTCGCACTTCTGTACGTCGTCGTGCGGCGCCGACACGCGAGCGGACGGCGTCGGTCGTCGCTCGCGCTCGTGGCCTCCGTGGTCGTTGCGTCAGTGGTCGTCTCCGCCGGTCGTCTAGAGTGTCCGCACGGCGTTACGGGTGTCGTCGCGGTCGTCCTCGGGACCGCCACGGCGCTCCCCCTGGGATGGCTCGTGATGCGGTGAGGGAACCGACCGAGATCCACCAGCGGTGACTCAGACCTCGGTCGTCCAGTACGACACCGACGACAGTTTCTCGCCGACGGCGTTGCCGCCGATGGCCTGGTCGAGCGCCCAGAAGGGGTCGGCGACGCTGTTGGGCACTTCGCGGTAGAAGCCGTACGGGAACACGAAGTCGTGGTCGTCCTGGCGCAGGCTGAGGCCGGCGCCGTCGATGAGTCGTTCGACCTCCTCTCTGGAGTACAGCCGCGACCCCATCGGGAGCGCCCAGTTGTAGAGCGTGCGGAACGACGCGCCACGGAAGGTGTCGAAGAAGACGACGTCCTTCGAGACGCGGGCCATCTCCGCGAGGAACTTCGCCGGCGTGTCCGCGAGGTGGAAAAAGCGCATCGCGAACACGGCGTCGAAGTGGTCGTCCGGGAACGGGAGGCGGGCGGCGTCGCCGCGCATGAACTCGACCGTCGAGGCGAGGCCGGCGCTGCGCGCCTTCTCACGGCCCTGCGCGAGCATCGCGTCGGAGATGTCGAGTCCGACGATGTCGGCGCCGCGCTCGGCGAGCATCACGGTGAACCGTCCGGTCCCGCAGGCGATCTCCAACACGCGCTCGCCCTCGACGGGTCCGAGCGCCTCCAACACGGCACGCTTCTCGCGTCGGTCGATGAGCCGTCCGCCCTTCGAGAACCGCTTGGCGTCGTACTCCTCGGCGACTGAGTCGGCCTGGTACCACTCCTGGCCCTTCACACTACCTCGGGGTGCACGGGCGACCCCTAAAACGATACTGATAGCCCGCCGGGATCGCCCGCCTCCGCCGACCCCCCACTCACCCGCTCGTGACGATCCGGTCGGTCGGGACGCGGACGATCACGCGCGGCCCCGACTCCTCGCCGTGGTGCGGGTACTCGTCGACGTCGAAGTACCGCTTCGCGAGTTTGTCGATGTGCTCGACGGCGCCCTCCTCGGTCAACTCCGCCTCGCCCAACACGGAGACGTACCGGTACGGGTCCTCGGGGTCCGTCACAGACAGACCGACCTTCGGATTGTTGCGGATGTTGCGCTCCTTGCGGCGCCCGCGAGCAGTGTTCACGAGGACGTACTCACCGTCCTCGTGGTCGACCCAGACAGGGGTCACCTGCGGCGTCCCGTCGGGCATGACCGTCGAGAGGTGGGCGAACGACTTCGACTCGAAGATGTCGCGGTGTGACTCGGGGATCACGCCCGTCCGCTCGCGGGGGGTCCACTTGGTCGTTCCCGCGATCGAACGATCGGTTTTATCCGAGCATCCGGCAGTGAAAACGGGCACTCGTGCAGTTCACGATCGATCGTCCGAGAACCTGATATAATGCATATAAGGGATATGCACGACTTGCACTTGTATTGAGGCAACCTTTACCACCACCCTCCTGCTCGGCTGTGGTATGAGCACCAGTACCGCGGACCCGGACGCCACTGACGCACTCACCGAAGCCGAATACCGCGATCTCCTCAGCGACCTGCCGCCGAGCGCGAAGCTCGTCGCGAAGGTCCTCGAAGGCGACGCCCCCCTCTCGCAGGGGCAACTCGCCGAGGAGTCGCTGCTGCCCGACCGCACCGTGCGCTACGCGCTCAATCGCCTGGAGGAGCAGGGGCTCGTCGGGTCGCGCTACTCGTTCAAGGACGCGCGCAAGCAGGTCTACTACCTCAACCGGTAACGCGACCCCTCGCGCCGGCCGCGGCACGTGACGACCGATCGGAAACCCCCGTTTTAAGTCCCACACTCGCTACGGACCGGTATGCACCTCTCGGTGGTCGTCCCCACCCTCAACGGACGGGAGAGACTGGCGGCCAGCCTCGACTCGCTGGCAGCCGTCGCCCCGGACGCCGAGGTGCTCGTCGTCAATGGGCCCTCCGCAGACGGCACCACCGGGATGGTACGAGAGCGCGACGACGTCGACGTGCTCGTCGAGATCGCCGCGCGCAACGTGAACGTCGCCCGCAACGCGGGCATCGAGGTCGCCGACGGCGACGCGGTGGCGTTCCTCGGTTACGACTACCGTCTCGAACCGGGCTGGTTCGACGCCGCGACCGACGCGTTCGACTCCGGCGCCGCCGTCGTCACCGGGCCGCTCCGACGGTCCGTCCGCGGGGGCGCGACCAGCGACGGACCCGAGCGACGCCAGATCGCCGACCGCGAGGTGACGTACGTCAACGGTCGCAACGTCATCTTCGCGAGACGCGTGCTCGACGAACTCGACGGGTTCGACGAGTACCTGGAGA
The DNA window shown above is from Halobaculum marinum and carries:
- a CDS encoding bacteriophage holin is translated as MTTDGRELDDRAFGLACGLLWAVAVVSLGVLARFGWGERWEHLLADLYRGYGESTSGLAIGGLWAFLDGLVGGYVFAWLYNALVRAGETMRAPIDEDGVTEVVPSPRHNTE
- a CDS encoding class I SAM-dependent methyltransferase, translated to MKGQEWYQADSVAEEYDAKRFSKGGRLIDRREKRAVLEALGPVEGERVLEIACGTGRFTVMLAERGADIVGLDISDAMLAQGREKARSAGLASTVEFMRGDAARLPFPDDHFDAVFAMRFFHLADTPAKFLAEMARVSKDVVFFDTFRGASFRTLYNWALPMGSRLYSREEVERLIDGAGLSLRQDDHDFVFPYGFYREVPNSVADPFWALDQAIGGNAVGEKLSSVSYWTTEV
- a CDS encoding PPOX class F420-dependent oxidoreductase; translated protein: MIPESHRDIFESKSFAHLSTVMPDGTPQVTPVWVDHEDGEYVLVNTARGRRKERNIRNNPKVGLSVTDPEDPYRYVSVLGEAELTEEGAVEHIDKLAKRYFDVDEYPHHGEESGPRVIVRVPTDRIVTSG
- a CDS encoding DUF7511 domain-containing protein — translated: MSVAPDRSPEDVHTPDPRFAAPSGLTAAVVRYDGEPDRCTVYPNGADDDTLTTTWLSVNAECLVSLEDAR
- a CDS encoding MarR family transcriptional regulator, translating into MSTSTADPDATDALTEAEYRDLLSDLPPSAKLVAKVLEGDAPLSQGQLAEESLLPDRTVRYALNRLEEQGLVGSRYSFKDARKQVYYLNR
- a CDS encoding MBL fold metallo-hydrolase, which codes for MARGGDGDRSPAADTHVDRFAIPVETRAPGGTTNAYVVGTDETLLVDPAARTDTLDTVVREKVADHVAVTHTHPDHVGAVAAYAAETGATVWARRGYEDRFVEATGVEPDRTFSPGDRVGPTTVVDLPGHAPDGVGFETGNGVVCGDVAVAEGSVVVAAPEGDMRAYLTALRRLHARNPPALFPGHGPRIDDARATCARLVDHRLGRERRVVDAVEGGTRAVDALLEAAYDKDLTGVEDLARATLVAHVEKVARAGRIRWDRQTGRVAPR
- a CDS encoding DUF429 domain-containing protein yields the protein MTTDPTPTAVYGVDLSAAAKSAGASTWVARCVPDGDTLVVETLASASEFLGLDSTARADVLPALADHLATVEGPAVAGLDFPFSLPAWTLGGDDWRAFVEATPEEWGALAGVDDPRDLYEAVRAGADEGRPIRRATDDEHGGQDPAGFRIKTQTYYGISVLLSRLIARDGVCVPPVLSVPDPRLTVLETYPASVFDRLDDAARTGYKKAQRRHVEARRRNVEALRAAGVRFGRDDAARTLVDCAVATDDALDAVAAAYAAHRNYPDALDREYDAEERREARIFA
- a CDS encoding TRAM domain-containing protein, with the protein product MEISDELLCLFSAEVRDDGDRYTVEIPKREVDTGSVEPGTVYRVALIEREGAAAADTASADTPASTDGPQPPVERGEIRYVEIEDLGKQGDGIARVERGYVIIVPDTEVGERVKIEITEVKSNFAVGEVIDDAL
- a CDS encoding radical SAM protein; the encoded protein is MTAPDPSDLAVTIVDGYVDEPAHFGVPPYISTYPRFTAGALVDAGVPESQITYHTIDELRDERRKWADVADADLMVYVGGMTVPGKYVGGTPAEPDEVRELAWTADGVTLLGGPVRFGVGEENAGAQEMQRDDLDFDFLAMGDVEAAAYDIVESGLEGFGNRIRDYDEVARWSSMGAFVVEQHPNHPDYLIAELETSRGCAYRCSFCTEPMYGDPDFRTAPDVVSEVDALSDAGVRHFRLGRQADILAFGGDGEAPNPDALRQLYGGIREVAPDLRTLHLDNMNPVTITDYPEASREAIEVIARHNTPGDTAAFGLESADPDVREQNNLLVSAEECLEAVRVVNEAGGWRPGEDPANAPSFGDDAPRRLPKLLPGINLVHGLEGETADTFEHNKNFLDSVMDEGLMLRRVNVRQVMAFEGTEMAETGARLAREHKKEFQQYKREVRETVDRPMLERVMPTGTVLPDVYLEYHEDGTTFGRQLGTYPILVGIPGEHDLGRTVDVAVVDWGYRSVTGVPYPLDVNGASMHELRAIPGIGKSAAGDLVVNRPYANAAEAAEVVGADASLERFADAGVPGVDSDADYPGAPAPRSAD
- a CDS encoding DUF7559 family protein, producing MPATKEVKCVSADCELDMFENHYTYDIADDHTVADLSCPLCGGGELEEIEL
- a CDS encoding glycosyltransferase family 2 protein → MHLSVVVPTLNGRERLAASLDSLAAVAPDAEVLVVNGPSADGTTGMVRERDDVDVLVEIAARNVNVARNAGIEVADGDAVAFLGYDYRLEPGWFDAATDAFDSGAAVVTGPLRRSVRGGATSDGPERRQIADREVTYVNGRNVIFARRVLDELDGFDEYLETGGARDAAHRLAGMDVEVEWRSDLAVERRSEATDGGIEARDLGWKYRSLAYRLVKNYGLRPTVVSRTLRHAVADAAGTFRDVLGGEATPSSWASNGRDVVHGISAGTSEGLVARTRDRSVRRNPNGVSARADRAVARYDRRD
- a CDS encoding YkgJ family cysteine cluster protein; amino-acid sequence: MQSLEAELAEARSLAVDELADAIETIGFECTRCGACCKSEADDPHTATVFPDEVRRLQGAGDADGPTADTEESDAEGARDWRDVARPMPYGLTDGPDGPEGETFEWALQTDACGDCVFYEEDDDGVGACGVHADRPLICETYPFSVALGGTSQPMGEAVDEEGVVRAHECEGLGRDIDRADAESLAAALKERAVRELEEAIGVRDSYEPRTVDAGTVVVHDSEGAKDADGRPLDAAGRDDER